One part of the Gossypium raimondii isolate GPD5lz chromosome 1, ASM2569854v1, whole genome shotgun sequence genome encodes these proteins:
- the LOC105781910 gene encoding E3 ubiquitin-protein ligase UPL1 isoform X2, which produces MKLKRRRYLEVPPKIRSFINSVTSAPLENIEEPLKDFVWEFDKGDFHHWVELFNHFDTFFEKHIKPRKDLQVEDKFFGSDPPFPREAVLQILRVIRLVLDNCTNKHFYSSYEHLSSLLASTDADVVEACLQTLAAFLKKTIGKYSVRDASLSSKLFALAQGWGGKEEGLGLIACAIQNGCDTVAYDLGCTLHFEFYASNEVSSSEQSTRGLQIIHLPNINTHPETDLELLNKLVGEYKVPANLRFSLLSRLRFARAFGSLTSRQQYTRIRLYAFIVLVQASSDTDDLVSFFNNEPEFVNELVTLLSYEDAVSEKIRILCLLSLVALCQDRSRQPAVLTAVTSGGHRGILSSLMQKAIDSVISNTSKWSVVFAEALLSLVTALVSSSSGCSAMREAGFIPTLLPLLKDTDPQHLHLVTTAINILEAFMDYSNPAAALFRDLGGLDDTISRLKLEVSYVENSPKQLVEDPDCSGRISQVVAGASTELDNMQPLYSEALVAYHRRLLMKALLRAISLGTYAPGNTARIYGSEESLLPQCLCIIFRRAKDFGGGVFALAATVMSDLIHKDPTCFPVLDAAGLPSAFLDAIMDGVLCSAEAITCIPQCLGAFCLNTNGLAAVKDRNALRCFVKIFTSRTYVRSLTGDTPTSLSSGLDELMRHASSLRAPGVDMVIEILNVILRIGTGADTSSFAAESSAPVPMETDAEERNLIQPDDRESSRSESSDQMSEVSPDTSLMNIELFLPDCISNVGRLLETILQNADTCRIFVEKKGIDAVLRLFTLPLLPLSASVGQSISVAFKSFSPQHSASLARAVCSFLREQLKLTNELLASIGGTQLATVETGNQTKVLRSLSSLEGILSLCNFLLKGTTSVVSELSTVDADVLKDLGRAYREIIWQISLSNDTMADEKRKADQESEGTDTGPSNAAVGRESDDDASTPAVRYMNPVSIRSGSQFLGSADREFLSLVRSGESLHRRSRHGLSRLRGGRNGRHLNALNIDSDSSHSLPETSSVQDLKTKSPGLLVIEILNKLAFTLRSFFTALVKGFTTPYRRRADVGSLSSASKTLGMALAKIFLEALGFSGYSSSSGLDTSLSVKCRYLGKVVDDMGALTFDSRRRTCYTGMVNNFYVHGTFKELLTTFEATSQLLWTLPYSIPTPAIEHEKAGDANKVSHGTWLLDTLQCYCRVLEYFVNSTSLLFGNSTSQTQLLVQPVAAGLSIGLFPVPRDPETFVRMLQSQVLDVILLIWNHPLFPNCSPGFVASVVSIVMHIYSGVGDVKRNRSSITGSTNQRFMPPAPDEGTIATIVEMGFSRARAEEALRRVETNSVEMAMEWLISHADDPVQEDDELARALALSLGNSSETSKVDSVDKPMDVMTEEGRPTAPPIDDILNASVKLFQSSDNMAFSLTDLLVTLCNRNKGEDRPKVLSFLIQQLRLCPLDFSKDSSALCMISHIVALLLSEDGNTREIAGQNGVVPAVLDILIDFKAKNDAGNEIMAPKCISALLLILDNMLQSRPRLFSESVEGTQTVSQPDSSGDHASLTVPEPVTEKKSASDANEKEPITSFEKILGKSTGYLTVEESQNLLLLACELIKQHVPAMVMQAVLQLCARLTKTHALALQFLENGGLAALFSLPRTCFFPGYDTVASAIIRHLLEDPQTLQTAMELEIRQTLSGSRHAGRVSPRTFLTSMAPVICRDPVVFMKAATAVCQLESSGGRPFVVLLKEKEREKDKLKASGAEVGLASNEPVRIPENRVNDGTGKCSKGHKKIPANLAQVIDQLLEIVLKYPSAKGQEDSATGLISMEIDEPTSKVKGKSKVEETRKMESENERSAGLAKVTFVLKLLSDILLMYVHAVGVILRRDSEMGQLRVSNQSDTSGSPGIVHHILHRLLPLSVDKSSGLDEWRDKLSEKASWFLVVLCGRSSEGRKRVINELVKALSSLSNVESNSMNSSLVPDKRVFAFADLAYSILSKNSSSSNLPGTGCSPDIAKSMIEGGVVQCLTNILEVVDLDHSDAPKTVSLMLKALESLTRAANANEQVFKFECFNKKKSLSSNERHTDQVTISAAEETEHNQNGGGQQAVVDAETTEQQHQVTLQIEDNHNANSNDPIEQDMRVEVEPVASNRPVELGMDFMREEMEGGVLHNVDQIEMTFRVENRADDDMADEDDDMADDGEDDEDDDEGEDEDEDIAEDGAGMMSLADTDVEDHDDTGLGDDYNDDMIDEEDDDFHERRVIEVRWREALDGLDHLQVLGQPGGASGLIDVAAEPFEGVNVDDLFGLRRPVGFERRRSNGRSSFDRSVTEVNGFQHPLLLRPSQAGDLSLMWSSGGNSSRDLEAFSSGSFDVTHFYMFDAPGLPFDHAPNSLFGDRLGSAAPPPLTDYPVGMDSLHLQGRRGPGDGRWTDDGQPQASAQAAAIAQAVEEQFVSHLRSTAPANNLAERQSQNSGVQESQPSDAPPSNDGKAVVEGENTSSQQSEDQLQENNNGISQELNRTGESVTCQGQLNPQSGDMAESIQRHEGILTQTFSLNNAPDEHDNMEIGDGNGTTAADQVEQISEMVNLPEGGSVVPENLSPQGMGDDGLSGGDGQAGNRILTGTGLEMPNPGDSNGSSVHERIDVDMNTANAEENQTDQSIPHEIGAEEPDTLDSQDANQADQASANIEGPGSNAIDPTFLEALPEDLRAEVLASQQAQSVQPPTYVPPSADNIDPEFLAALPPDIQAEVLAQQRAQRVAQQAEGQPVDMDNASIIATFPADLREEVLLTSSEAVLSALPSPLLAEAQMLRDRAMSHYQARSLFGGSHRLSNRRNGLGLDRQTVMDRGVGITLGRRPGATISDSLKVKEIEGEPLLNSNSLKALIRLLRLAQPLGKGLLQRLLLNLCAHSATRATLVKLLLDMIRSEVEGSSSGLSTINSQRLYGCHSKVVYGRSQVFDGLPPLVLRRVLEILTYLATNHSAVSNMLFHYDPSILSEPLSPQNPETKKDKGKEKIIDGDASKPLGNSQGDIPLILFLKLLNRPLFLLSTTHLEQVVGLLQVVVYTAASKLESWSLSHLAVDNSSSQNLLDEEASGDAHKDLPLTEQESNQEKRTNTESSGSKGNKNVDFHNIFLQLPESDLCNLCSLLGREGLSDKVYMLAGEVLKKLASVAVTHRKFFTSELSELAHGLSSSAVNELVTLRNTQMLGLSAGSMAGAAILRVLQVLSSLTSTNVGDDTPEGGDDEQEEQATMWKLNVSLEPLWEELSNCIGLTEAQLAQSSLCPTVSNINVGEHLQGASSSSPLPPGTQRLLPFIEAFFVLCEKLHANHSIMQQDHVNVTAQEVKESAECSVSLPSKCGGDSQKKLDGSVTFARFAEKHRRLLNAFVRQNPGLLEKPLSMLLKAPRLIDFDNKRAYFRSRIRQQHEQHLAGPLRISVRRAYVLEDSYNQLRMRPTQDLKGRLNVQFQGEEGIDAGGLTREWYQLLSRVIFDKGALLFTTVGSNATFQPNSNSVYQTEHLSYFKFVGRVVAKALFDGQLLDVYFTRSFYKHILGVKVTYHDIEAVDPDYYKNLKWMLENDVSDIPDLTFSMDADEEKHILYEKTEVTDYELKPGGRNTRVTEETKHEYVDLVADHILTNAIRPQINSFLEGFNELVPRELISIFNDKELELLISGLPEIDLDDLKANTEYTGYTAASPVIQWFWEVVKAFSKEDMARLLQFVTGTSKVPLEGFKALQGISGPQKFQIHKAFGAPERLPSAHTCFNQLDLPEYSSKEQLQERLLLAIHEASEGFGFG; this is translated from the exons ATGAAGCTCAAGCGAAGGAGGTATTTAGAAGTG CCTCCCAAAATCAGATCCTTCATCAATAGCGTGACTTCTGCGCCTCTGGAGAATATAGAGGAACCTCTGAAAGATTTTGTTTGGGAGTTTGATAAG GGAGATTTTCATCATTGGGTTGAGCTTTTTAACCATTTTGACACATTTTTTGAGAAGCATATAAAACCAAGGAAAGATTTGCAGGTTGAGGATAAATTTTTTGGATCTGATCCTCCTTTCCCCAGGGAAGCAGTTCTTCAAATTCTTCGTGTTATAAGACTAGTCTTGGACAACTGCacaaataagcatttttatagCTCTTATGAG CATCTTTCATCCTTGCTTGCATCGACTGATGCTGATGTTGTTGAGGCTTGCTTGCAAACTTTAGCTGCTTTCTTGAAGAAAACAATTGGAAAGTACTCTGTCAGAGATGCATCTCTGAGTTCTAAGTTATTTGCACTTGCACAAGGTTGGGGGGGAAAAGAAGAGGGTCTAGGATTGATTGCATGTGCTATACAGAATGGATGCGATACAGTTGCTTATGATCTTGGGTGTACTCTACATTTTGAGTTCTATGCATCAAATGAGGTCTCTTCCTCTGAACAGTCTACCCGAGGTTTacaaattattcatttacctaATATCAACACTCATCCAGAGACTGATTTGGAGCTCTTGAATAAATTAGTTGGTGAATATAAGGTACCAGCCAATTTAAGATTTTCTTTATTATCAAGATTGCGGTTTGCAAGGGCTTTTGGATCTTTAACATCTCGGCAGCAGTATACGCGCATTCGCTTGTATGCCTTCATCGTTCTTGTTCAGGCAAGCAGTGATACTGATGACcttgtttctttcttcaatAATGAGCCTGAGTTTGTCAATGAATTAGTTACTTTACTGAGTTATGAAGATGCAGTTTCTGAGAAAATTCGGATTTTATGTCTGCTTTCTTTGGTTGCTCTTTGTCAAGACCGATCCCGCCAACCAGCTGTATTGACTGCTGTTACATCTGGTGGACACCGTGGCATTCTATCTAGTCTCATGCAGAAAGCCATTGATTCTGTAATTAGCAATACCTCAAAGTGGTCTGTTGTGTTTGCTGAGGCTCTACTATCCCTTGTCACTGCTTTGGTTTCATCATCATCAGGTTGCTCAGCCATGCGTGAAGCAGGGTTTATACCTACTCTTTTACCTCTGCTTAAAGATACCGATCCTCAGCATCTGCATTTGGTTACCACAGCCATCAATATTCTGGAAGCTTTTATGGATTACAGTAATCCTGCAGCTGCACTGTTCAGAGACTTGGGTGGTTTAGATGATACAATCTCTCGCTTAAAACTTGAAGTTTCTTATGTGGAAAACAGTCCAAAGCAACTAGTTGAAGACCCTGATTGTAGTGGGAGGATTTCACAAGTAGTCGCAGGAGCGTCAACTGAGCTTGATAATATGCAGCCTTTGTATTCTGAAGCATTAGTTGCTTATCATCGACGGCTACTCATGAAAGCTTTGTTACGGGCTATATCTCTTGGAACATATGCCCCTGGAAACACTGCTCGTATTTATGGATCTGAGGAGAGCTTGTTGCCACAATGCTTATGTATCATATTCAGACGAGCAAAAGATTTTGGTGGGGGAGTATTTGCACTTGCAGCAACTGTTATGAGTGATCTAATTCACAAGGATCCTACTTGCTTTCCTGTCTTAGATGCTGCTGGTCTTCCATCTGCCTTCCTAGATGCTATTATGGATGGTGTTCTCTGCTCTGCCGAAGCCATAACATGCATACCTCAGTGTTTGGGTGCCTTCTGTCTTAATACTAATGGTCTTGCGGCAGTGAAAGATCGCAATGCTTTGAGGTGCTTTGTCAAGATATTTACTTCTAGAACATATGTGCGGTCTCTTACCGGAGATACTCCTACTTCTTTGTCAAGTGGCTTGGATGAACTTATGCGTCATGCTTCTTCATTGCGTGCACCTGGAGTGGACATGGTGATTGAGATCTTGAATGTCATACTGAGAATCGGAACTGGGGCTGACACTTCATCTTTTGCTGCTGAATCTTCTGCCCCTGTTCCAATGGAAACTGATGCTGAAGAACGGAATTTGATTCAGCCAGATGACAGGGAATCCTCAAGGAGTGAGAGTTCAGATCAGATGTCAGAGGTGTCTCCTGATACTTCTTTAATGAATATTGAATTGTTCCTTCCTGATTGTATTAGCAATGTGGGCCGTCTTCTTGAAACCATCCTTCAGAATGCTGATACATGCCGTATATTTGTTGAAAAGAAAGGGATTGACGCTGTCCTGCGGTTGTTTACCTTGCCTTTACTGCCTCTTTCAGCATCAGTTGGACAGAGCATTTCTGTTGCCTTCAAGAGCTTTTCACCTCAGCATTCTGCATCTCTGGCTCGAGCAGTTTGTTCATTCCTAAGAGAACAGCTGAAGTTAACAAATGAACTGTTGGCTTCTATTGGAGGAACTCAGCTAGCCACTGTTGAAACTGGCAACCAGACTAAGGTTCTGAGATCTCTTTCTAGTCTTGAAGGTATATTGTCTCTTTGCAATTTTCTTTTGAAGGGCACTACTAGCGTTGTCTCTGAGTTGAGCACTGTAGATGCTGATGTATTGAAAGATCTTGGGAGGGCATACAGGGAAATAATATGGCAAATTTCTCTGTCTAATGACACCATGGCTGATGAGAAGCGAAAAGCTGATCAAGAGAGTGAGGGTACAGACACTGGTCCATCAAATGCCGCTGTTGGAAGGGAAAGTGATGATGATGCTAGTACCCCAGCTGTGAGATACATGAATCCAGTTTCTATTAGGAGTGGTTCTCAGTTTCTGGGTAGTGCAGACCGAGAGTTTCTTTCACTTGTTCGTTCTGGTGAAAGTTTGCACCGTCGTAGTCGACATGGTCTGTCCCGTTTAAGGGGTGGAAGGAATGGTCGACACCTGAATGCTCTGaacattgattctgattctTCTCACAGTTTGCCAGAAACATCTTCTGTCCAggatttgaaaacaaaaagtcCTGGTCTTCTTGTCATAGAAATTCTTAACAAGCTTGCTTTCACATTGCGGTCCTTTTTCACAGCTCTTGTTAAGGGGTTTACGACACCTTACCGTCGTAGAGCTGATGTTGGATCATTAAGTTCGGCTTCAAAGACTCTTGGTATGGCCCTGGCTAAAATATTTCTTGAGGCACTGGGTTTCTCTGggtattcttcttcttcaggaCTTGATACTTCACTTTCTGTCAAGTGTCGGTACCTTGGGAAAGTTGTTGATGACATGGGAGCACTGACATTTGACAGTAGGCGGCGAACATGTTATACAGGAATGGTTAATAACTTTTATGTGCATGGAACCTTTAAGGAGCTACTTACCACTTTTGAAGCTACTAGTCAGTTATTGTGGACATTACCTTACTCTATCCCTACACCTGCTATTGAACACGAGAAAGCAGGTGATGCAAATAAAGTCTCCCATGGTACATGGCTGCTTGATACATTACAATGCTACTGCCGTGTGCTCGAGTATTTTGTTAATTCTACATCATTATTGTTTGGGAATTCTACATCTCAGACTCAGCTGCTTGTTCAGCCTGTTGCTGCTGGCTTGTCAATCGGCCTCTTTCCTGTTCCTAGGGACCCAGAAACCTTTGTGCGCATGCTGCAGTCTCAGGTGCTGGATGTGATTCTTCTGATCTGGAACCATCCTTTGTTTCCTAATTGTAGTCCTGGTTTTGTGGCTTCTGTTGTTTCTATTGTCATGCATATATACTCAGGTGTTGGTGATGTGAAACGAAATCGCAGCAGTATTACAGGAAGTACAAACCAACGTTTCATGCCCCCAGCACCTGATGAAGGAACCATTGCTACCATTGTCGAGATGGGTTTTTCTAGGGCTAGAGCAGAGGAAGCCCTGAGACGAGTTGAAACAAATAGTGTTGAAATGGCCATGGAGTGGCTGATTAGTCATGCTGACGATCCTGTGCAAGAGGATGATGAACTAGCTCGAGCTCTTGCTTTATCACTTGGAAATTCATCAGAGACATCCAAAGTTGACAGTGTTGATAAGCCAATGGATGTCATGACTGAAGAAGGGAGGCCCACAGCACCACCAATTGATGATATCCTCAATGCATCTGTTAAGTTGTTCCAGAGTAGTGATAATATGGCATTTTCATTAACAGACTTGCTTGTAACACTTTGCAATCGTAACAAAGGAGAAGACCGTCCAAAAGTGCTATCATTTCTTATTCAGCAGCTGAGGCTCTGTCCATTGGATTTTTCTAAGGACTCCAGTGCATTGTGTATGATATCTCATATTGTAGCGCTGCTGCTTTCTGAGGATGGAAATACACGTGAAATTGCTGGCCAGAATGGTGTAGTACCTGCTGTTCTGGATATCTTGATTGACTTTAAGGCTAAAAATGATGCGGGAAATGAAATTATGGCACCAAAATGTATCAGTGCTTTACTGTTGATCTTGGATAACATGTTGCAGTCCCGTCCAAGATTGTTTTCTGAGTCGGTGGAGGGTACCCAGACAGTATCTCAGCCTGATTCATCTGGGGACCATGCTTCTTTGACTGTTCCAGAACCAGTGACAGAGAAAAAATCAGCTTCAGATGCTAATGAGAAAGAACCAATCACTTCATTTGAGAAAATATTGGGTAAATCTACTGGTTACTTGACTGTAGAAGAAAGTCAGAATCTGCTGCTTCTTGCTTGTGAACTAATCAAACAGCACGTTCCAGCAATGGTGATGCAGGCTGTACTTCAGTTATGTGCTCGCTTGACAAAAACGCATGCTCTAGCTTTGCAATTTCTTGAGAATGGAGGCTTAGCTGCTCTCTTTAGTCttccaagaacttgtttttttCCTGGTTATGATACTGTTGCATCTGCCATTATTAGACATCTCCTTGAAGATCCTCAGACTTTGCAAACTGCCATGGAGTTGGAGATTAGACAGACTTTGAGTGGCAGCAGGCATGCTGGCCGTGTTTCGCCTCGCACATTTTTAACATCAATGGCGCCTGTTATATGCAGAGATCCTGTAGTGTTTATGAAAGCTGCTACTGCGGTTTGTCAATTGGAGTCATCAGGGGGTAGACCCTTTGTAGTTCTATTGAAGGAAAAGGAGAGAGAGAAAGACAAATTGAAAGCTTCTGGTGCTGAAGTTGGGTTAGCTTCAAATGAACCTGTGCGAATTCCTGAGAATAGGGTAAATGATGGAACAGGTAAGTGTTCCAAAGGCCACAAAAAGATTCCAGCCAATCTTGCTCAAGTGATTGATCAGCTTCTTGAAATAGTTCTGAAGTATCCTTCTGCCAAAGGCCAGGAAGATAGTGCAACTGGCTTAATTTCTATGGAGATTGATGAACCCACAAGCAAGGTGAAGGGTAAGTCAAAGGTTGAAGAAACTAGGAAAATGGAGTCTGAAAATGAAAGATCTGCAGGGCTTGCTAAGGTGACTTTTGTCCTCAAGTTATTGAGTGATATTCTTTTAATGTATGTACATGCAGTAGGAGTCATATTGAGAAGGGATTCAGAAATGGGTCAACTCCGTGTTTCTAATCAATCAGACACGTCTGGCAGCCCTGGCATTGTTCATCATATTTTGCATAGGTTGCTTCCCTTATCTGTTGATAAATCATCTGGACTTGATGAATGGAGGGACAAGTTGTCTGAAAAAGCTTCTTGGTTTCTGGTGGTTCTGTGTGGCCGTTCCAGTGAAGGCCGTAAAAGAGTGATTAACGAACTTGTGAAAGCCTTATCTTCTCTCTCAAATGTGGAAAGTAATTCAATGAATAGCTCCTTGGTGCCTGACAAAAGGGTTTTTGCTTTTGCTGATTTGGCATATTCAATTTTGTCAAAGAACTCATCATCAAGCAACTTACCTGGCACTGGCTGCTCACCAGATATAGCAAAAAGCATGATTGAAGGAGGAGTAGTTCagtgtctaaccaatattcTAGAAGTGGTTGATTTGGATCATTCTGATGCACCGAAAACTGTAAGTCTGATGCTCAAGGCTTTGGAAAGCCTGACTAGGGCTGCTAATGCAAATGAGCAGGTTTTCAAGTTCGAATGTTTCAACAAGAAGAAGTCATTGTCTTCAAACGAAAGACATACTGATCAGGTAACTATATCTGCTGCTGAGGAGACAGAGCACAACCAGAATGGGGGTGGTCAGCAAGCAGTTGTAGATGCAGAGACAACTGAACAACAACATCAAGTGACTTTGCAAATTGAAGACAATCACAACGCAAACTCAAATGATCCTATCGAGCAAGATATGAGAGTTGAAGTGGAGCCTGTAGCTAGCAACAGACCAGTGGAACTTGGGATGGATTTCATGCGTGAAGAAATGGAAGGAGGTGTGTTGCACAATGTTGACCAAATCGAGATGACATTCCGGGTGGAGAATAGGGCAGATGATGATATGGCTGATGAGGATGATGACATGGCGGATGATGGGGAGgatgatgaggatgatgatgaGGGGGAGGATGAGGATGAGGATATAGCTGAAGATGGTGCTGGAATGATGTCTTTAGCTGATACTGATGTGGAGGACCATGATGATACTGGTTTGGGAGATGACTATAACGATGACATGattgatgaagaagatgatgacttTCATGAGCGACGTGTCATAGAGGTGAGGTGGAGGGAAGCCCTTGATGGGTTAGACCATCTGCAAGTACTTGGGCAACCTGGAGGTGCAAGCGGTTTAATTGATGTGGCTGCTGAACCTTTTGAAGGTGTGAATGTGGATGATCTCTTTGGTCTTCGTAGGCCTGTAGGTTTTGAACGCAGGCGATCTAATGGTAGGTCTTCCTTTGATCGTTCTGTTACAGAAGTAAATGGCTTTCAACATCCTCTTCTGTTAAGACCATCCCAGGCAGGGGACTTGAGCTTGATGTGGTCATCCGGTGGGAATTCATCCAGGGATTTGGAAGCTTTCTCATCTGGGAGTTTTGATGTTACCCACTTTTACATGTTTGATGCTCCTGGTCTGCCATTTGATCATGCACCAAATAGCCTGTTTGGTGATCGATTGGGTAGTGCAGCACCCCCACCCTTGACTGATTATCCTGTAGGCATGGACTCATTGCATCTGCAAGGGAGAAGGGGGCCTGGTGATGGACGGTGGACTGATGATGGTCAGCCACAAGCAAGTGCTCAAGCTGCAGCAATTGCACAGGCTGTAGAGGAACAGTTTGTATCTCATTTGCGCAGTACAGCTCCAGCCAACAATTTAGCAGAAAGGCAGTCACAAAATTCTGGAGTCCAGGAGTCGCAACCATCAGATGCTCCTCCATCAAATGATGGGAAGGCTGTGGTAGAGGGAGAGAACACCAGTAGTCAGCAGAGTGAAGATCAGCTGCAAGAAAATAACAATGGAATTTCACAGGAACTTAATCGAACAGGTGAAAGTGTTACATGTCAAGGGCAGCTCAATCCTCAGTCTGGTGATATGGCTGAATCTATTCAAAGGCATGAAGGGATATTAACTCAAACGTTTTCTTTGAACAATGCACCAGATGAGCATGATAACATGGAAATTGGAGATGGGAATGGCACAACAGCTGCTGATCAAGTAGAGCAAATTTCTGAAATGGTTAACTTGCCTGAGGGGGGTTCTGTTGTGCCTGAAAACCTTTCACCACAGGGCATGGGTGATGATGGATTGTCAGGAGGAGATGGTCAGGCAGGTAATCGTATTTTGACAGGTACTGGTTTGGAGATGCCTAACCCAGGTGATTCTAATGGGTCTTCGGTTCATGAGCGTATTGATGTGGACATGAATACTGCTAATGCTGAAGAGAACCAAACCGATCAATCAATTCCTCATGAAATTGGTGCAGAGGAGCCAGACACACTTGATTCTCAGGATGCTAATCAGGCTGATCAAGCTAGTGCTAATATTGAGGGTCCTGGTTCTAATGCCATAGACCCTACCTTCTTGGAGGCATTACCTGAAGATTTACGGGCAGAAGTTTTGGCTTCCCAACAAGCCCAATCTGTTCAACCTCCGACTTATGTACCACCTTCAGCAGATAATATTGACCCTGAGTTCTTAGCTGCTCTTCCGCCAGACATTCAGGCAGAAGTATTAGCACAGCAAAGAGCACAGAGAGTTGCACAGCAAGCTGAGGGTCAACCTGTGGATATGGATAACGCTTCTATCATTGCCACCTTCCCTGCTGATCTGCGTGAAGAG GTGCTTTTGACTTCTTCAGAAGCAGTTTTGTCAGCATTACCATCTCCTTTACTTGCTGAAGCTCAAATGCTTAGGGATAGAGCAATGAGTCATTACCAGGCACGCAGTTTGTTTGGAGGTAGCCATAGGCTAAGTAATCGGAGGAATGGTTTGGGTTTGGATAGGCAAACAGTGATGGACAGGGGTGTTGGAATTACATTGGGCCGAAGGCCTGGTGCTACCATTTCAGATAGCTTAAAAGTGAAGGAAATTGAAGGGGAGCCTCTTCTGAACTCCAATTCTTTGAAAGCTTTAATTCGCCTTCTACGGCTAGCACAG CCGCTTGGGAAAGGCCTTCTGCAGAGGCTTCTGTTAAATCTTTGTGCACATAGTGCTACTAGGGCAACTTTGGTAAAGCTCTTGCTTGATATGATTAGATCTGAAGTTGAAGGCTCTAGCAGTGGTTTGTCAACAATTAATTCCCAAAGGCTTTATGGTTGCCATTCAAAAGTTGTTTATGGTCGGTCACAGGTGTTCGATG GTCTTCCACCTCTTGTACTACGTCGtgttcttgaaattttgactTATTTGGCTACAAATCATTCTGCCGTTTCAAATATGCTGTTCCACTATGATCCTTCAATTCTTTCTGAGCCTTTGAGCCCCCAAAACCCAGAAACCAAGAAAGATAAAGGCAAGGAGAAAATTATCGATGGAGATGCATCAAAACCCTTGGGAAACTCTCAAGGGGATATCCctctaatattatttcttaagCTCTTGAACCGACCGCTGTTTTTGCTCAGCACTACCCATCTTGAGCAG GTTGTAGGTTTACTTCAAGTTGTTGTCTACACAGCAGCATCAAAATTAGAAAGCTGGTCACTCTCTCATTTAGCTGTTGATAATTCAAGTTCTCAGAACCTGCTCGATGAAGAAGCTTCTGGTGATGCACATAAGGACCTTCCTTTGACAGAACAAGAGTCTAATCAAGAGAAGCGGACCAACACTGAATCCTCTGGATCTAAAGGCAATAAAAATGTGGACTTTCATAATATTTTCTTGCAGCTACCAGAATCTGATTTGTGCAATTTGTGCAGTCTTCTTGGTCGTGAGGG gtTGTcagataaagtttatatgttagCTGGTGAGGTGCTGAAGAAACTGGCATCAGTTGCTGTGACCCATCGGAAATTCTTTACCTCAGAGCTTTCAGAATTAGCTCATGGTTTGAGTAGTTCGGCTGTCAATGAGCTTGTAACACTGAGGAATACGCAGATGCTGGGTCTTAGTGCAGGTTCCATGGCAGGAGCTGCTATTCTACGTGTGCTACAAGTGCTTAGCTCACTCACTTCAACTAATGTTGGTGATGATACACCTGAGGGTGGTGATGATGAACAGGAAGAGCAAGCTACCATGTGGAAGTTAAATGTATCATTAGAGCCATTGTGGGAAGAATTGAGTAATTGTATTGGCTTGACTGAGGCACAGCTGGCTCAGAGTTCACTCTGTCCAACTGTATCTAATATAAATGTTGGGGAGCATCTTCAAGGAGCATCCTCGTCATCACCACTTCCTCCTGGGACTCAGAGACTTCTTCCTTTCATTGAGGCCTTCTTTGTTTTGTGTGAAAAGTTACATGCCAATCATTCTATCATGCAACAAGATCATGTAAATGTGACTGCACAAGAAGTAAAAGAGTCTGCTGAGTGTTCTGTTTCCTTACCCTCTAAATGCGGTGGGGATTCTCAGAAGAAGCTAGATGGTTCTGTCACATTCGCAAGGTTTGCCGAGAAGCATCGTAGACTTCTGAACGCTTTTGTTAGGCAAAATCCTGGCTTGCTAGAAAAACCGCTATCTATGTTGCTGAAAGCTCCAAGGTTGATCGACTTTGATAACAAGAGAGCATATTTCCGTTCAAGAATAAGGCAACAACATGAACAACATCTTGCTGGTCCACTGCGGATAAGTGTGCGGCGGGCATATGTTTTGGAGGACTCATACAATCAGTTACGAATGCGACCTACTCAGGATCTGAAAGGTCGCTTGAATGTGCAGTTTCAAGGGGAAGAGGGCATTGATGCCGGTGGACTGACTAGAGAATGGTATCAGTTACTCTCAAGGGTCATATTTGATAAAGGTGCATTACTTTTTACTACTGTGGGGAGCAATGCAACTTTCCAGCCAAATTCCAATTCTGTTTACCAGACCGAGCATCTTTCTTACTTCAAATTCGTTGGTCGCGTG GTTGCAAAGGCACTATTTGATGGTCAACTTTTGGATGTTTATTTTACTCGATCCTTCTACAAGCATATTCTTGGTGTTAAGGTGACCTACCATGATATAGAGGCAGTTGATCCTGATTATTACAAGAATCTGAAGTGGATGCTGGAG AATGATGTAAGCGACATTCCTGACCTGACTTTCAGCATGGATGCTGATGAAGAAAAGCACATACTTTATGAAAAAACTGAG GTCACTGATTATGAGCTCAAACCTGGAGGAAGAAACACCAGAGTTACTGAAGAAACAAAACATGAATATGTAGACCTTGTTGCTGATCATATCTTGACAAATGCTATCCGTCCTCAAATCAATTCCTTCCTTGAGGGATTTAATGAATTGGTGCCACGTGaacttatttcaatttttaatgataaagAGCTCGAGTTACTAATCAGTGGACTTCCTGAAATTGATT TGGATGATCTAAAGGCCAACACTGAGTATACTGGCTATACGGCTGCATCTCCTGTTATTCAATGGTTTTGGGAAGTTGTTAAAGCTTTTAGTAAAGAGGACATGGCAAGATTGCTTCAGTTTGTAACTGGAACATCAaag GTGCCATTGGAGGGTTTTAAGGCACTGCAGGGTATCTCTGGTCCACAAAAATTTCAGATTCACAAGGCTTTTGGAGCTCCTGAGCGGCTGCCTTCTGCCCATACATG CTTTAATCAGTTAGATCTTCCTGAGTATTCATCAAAGGAACAGCTTCAGGAACGCCTGCTGCTGGCTATCCATGAAGCTAGTGAAGGGTTTGGCTTTGGATGA